CAGATCAGCCAGGCGGTCAGGCGCGGCGAGCCGAAGAGCTTCACCCCCTTGAACATCTCGGCGGCGAGAATGGCGTCGGAGGCCATGAACATCAGGGCGGCGAGGGCCAGGGGCACGCCCTGCCGCGAGACGGTCAGGCTGGCGACCACCATGGCGGTGATGACGACGGCGTAGGCGACGACCGGCCAGCGCATGTCGCCGAGGGACGGCCACAGCCAGCGCAGCATCCAGACGGTGGCGGCGACCACGACGCCGGCCACGATCCAGCCGGCAAGCCCAAGCGTCGGCTCGCCCCAGGGGTCGGGGACCGGCATCAGGAACATGGCCACATAGGCGACATGGCCAAGCAGGAAGGCGACCAGGCCGGGCAGCAGCCAGCGTTTGGGGTCCCCGGCCAGGAAGCCGTCTCCGATGGCGCACAGGGTCAGTCCGATGGCCGCCGCCCCGCCGATCCAGCGGCTGCTGTGCAGGAATTCGGCGAAGGCCTGGCTATCGGCTTGCTGCTGGACGGTGGCGTCGCCCAGCCACATCCAAAGGCCGAACAGCGCCAGGGCCCCGACGGCCATCATCTTGACGATGGTCCGCAGGGCCGACGGCGGCTTGCCAGCGAACCCCAGGCCGTAGATCAGCCCGGCCGCCAGGGAGATGATGAGGGCGGAGGTGCCGCCGTTGAAGACCATGCCCCGTCCTCCAGCCCAGATTGAGGGGAGGAGACGGTGCGCCGGGGCTGGCGTCAAGTTTTGGGCCGTCGTGGGCCTAGTAGAGGAGCCACATGGTGATCCCCATGACGATAAGAATCAGCGCCAGCCAACTGAGCACCCAAGCCATCCGGCCGGTCAGGCCCTGCCAGCCGACCAGCCCCATGCGGCGCAGTCCCGCCCCGGCAACCGCCGCGACCGTGAAGCTGATGGCCAGGAAGACAATCACGTCGTTCATGAGGCTCGACAGGAAGGTTCCGCCCAAGACGATGAGCGCGAAAGTCCCGATCAGAAGCAGGACATCGAAAAGACGTCCATCGAAGCGCCGCCAGGCCAACAAGAGAGCCAGCCCTGCCGGGATGCCCAGGTAGCCGCCAAGGATGGCTGCCCAGCGGAAGCTCAGGGCGCCGTCTTCCATCAGCCAATAGATGTTGACCCCGAGCGCGAGCGGCAGGATCGCGACAGCGAGGCCGGCCGCCGCCATGGCGGCCACGCTGCGGGCTCGCGAACGGCCGGTGACGGGCATCAGGGCGTCGGAGAGCAGGCGCAGGAAGCTCACCGCCAGCAGGGCCAGGCCGAGACCGGCCTTAACGGGGGCAACGAGGTGAAACCGCTCTGGAAGGACGAGGGGCGGGTCGAGTGACGGGAGCATGTTCCACGCAAGAAGCCCGGTCAGTAGCAGGCCTGGCGCCAGGCGTAGGGCCGAGAGGTCCACCGCCCGCCCAAACGCCTTGATGCCGCGCGGCGCCAAAGTCAGCAGAAGGGCCAGCATCATCAAAAGGGAGGTCGGCCCGTCGGGACCCGCGCAGAAGCACGTGACCGGTGTCAGCTTGCCGCCGTGGCTGTCTATGGTTGGCGGAGCCTTTCCCTCGTAGGCCGGAGCGGGCGCGTCGGCTGCGGGCGCAGCGGCGGATGTGGCGGCATAGGCCATCAATGTCTCCCCAACCAGGGAGATTACGACCTTAATTTTTTATGTTTGTCAAACGTCGCTATTCAGGATCGGGGCTCAGGAACTTCCGCGCCGCCGCCCGGTGCCGGTCCTTGACGTTCTTGCCGACCACGGCCAGCAGGGCGGCGATCACCGCCGCGTCGTCGGTGAAGCCGACGCCGGCCAGGACGTCCGGGATCACATCCGTCGGCAGGACGAAATAGGCCAGGGCGGCCATGATCATCCCCTTGGCGGCCAGGGGTGTCTCCGGGTCCCTCGCGCACCACCAGACGCTCAGCACATCGTCGAGGAAGGGCACCTTGGAGGCGACCTTTTTGACCTTGGGCCAGAAGCCCTGTTTCACCCGCATCTCGTTGACGCGCAGGGTTTCAGGGACAAGCGCCTTGGACCGATCAATAATCTCGGCGGGCTTGACGTTGGGTGACGGCTTGGCTTTCGCGCTCACGGGGCTAAACCCTCTCCTCGAAGCTCTAATTCAACACGATCTCGATGGGAGACGTCCATGAAACTCGATAGTTCCATTTCCGCCGTCGTTACTGGCGGCGCCTCCGGCCTCGGCGAG
The nucleotide sequence above comes from Caulobacter sp. NIBR1757. Encoded proteins:
- a CDS encoding lysoplasmalogenase; the protein is MVFNGGTSALIISLAAGLIYGLGFAGKPPSALRTIVKMMAVGALALFGLWMWLGDATVQQQADSQAFAEFLHSSRWIGGAAAIGLTLCAIGDGFLAGDPKRWLLPGLVAFLLGHVAYVAMFLMPVPDPWGEPTLGLAGWIVAGVVVAATVWMLRWLWPSLGDMRWPVVAYAVVITAMVVASLTVSRQGVPLALAALMFMASDAILAAEMFKGVKLFGSPRLTAWLIWFLYFGSQLLFAGRFLSLGIG
- a CDS encoding YkvA family protein, which produces MSAKAKPSPNVKPAEIIDRSKALVPETLRVNEMRVKQGFWPKVKKVASKVPFLDDVLSVWWCARDPETPLAAKGMIMAALAYFVLPTDVIPDVLAGVGFTDDAAVIAALLAVVGKNVKDRHRAAARKFLSPDPE